In the Oryzias latipes chromosome 23, ASM223467v1 genome, one interval contains:
- the copg2 gene encoding coatomer subunit gamma-2: MIKKFDKKDEESGSGSNPFQHLEKSAVLQEARIFNETPINPRRCLHILTKIIYLLNQGEHFGTTEATEAFFAMTRLFQSNDQTLRRMCYLTIKEMANISEDVIIVTSSLTKDMTGKEDVYRGPAIRALCRITDTTMLQAIERYMKQAIVDKVPSVSSSALVSSLHMVKMSYDVVKRWVNEAQEAASSDNIMVQYHALGLLYHLRKNDRLAVTKMLNKFTKSGLKSPFAYCMLIRIASKLLDETEGGHDSPLFDFIEGCLRNKNEMVVYEAASAIVHMPNCTARELAPAVSVLQLFCSSPKAALRYAAVRTLNKVAMKHPSAVTACNLDLENLITDSNRSIATLAITTLLKTGSESSVDRLMKQISSFVSEISDEFKVVVVQAISALCQKYPRKHSVMMNFLSNMLRDDGGFEYKRAIVDCIISIIEENPESKETGLAHLCEFIEDCEHTVLATKILHLLGKEGPRTPQPSKYIRFIFNRVVLESEAVRAAAVSALAKFGAQNDDLLPSVLVLMQRCMMDSDDEVRDRATFYMNVLQQKQKALNAAYIFNGLSVSIPGLEKSLHQYTLEPTEKPFDMKSVPLATTPITEQKTEIAPVATSKLPEKLAPSRQDIYQEQLAAIPEFQSLGPLFKSSDPVQLTEAETEYVVRCIKHTFARHMVFQFDCTNTLNDQLLQKVVVQMEPSEAYEVEHYLPALSLPYSQPGSCYTLIRLPDDDPTAVSCTFSCTMKYLVRDCDPNTGEPDDDGYDDEYVLEDLEVTVADHIQKVLKPNFGAAWEEVGDEFEKEETFALASVRTLDEAVNNIISFLGMQPCERSDKVPENKNSHVLFLAGVFRGGHDVLVRARLALADGVTMQVTVRSSEETVVDVILASVG, encoded by the exons atgattaaaaaatttGACAAGAAAGACGAAGAGTCTG GAAGTGGGTCAAACCCTTTCCAGCATCTGGAGAAGAGCGCTGTTTTGCAGGAG GCTCGCATCTTTAACGAGACCCCCATCAATCCGCGAAGATGCCTCCACATCCTCACCAAGATCATCTACCTGCTCAACCAG GGAGAGCATTTTGGAACCACAGAAGCTACAGAGGCTTTCTTTGCAATGACAAGGCTGTTTCAGTCAAATgat CAAACATTGAGGAGGATGTGCTACCTCACCATCAAAGAGATGGCTAACATCTCTGAGGATGTGATCATCGTCACCAGCAG CTTGACCAAGGACATGACTGGAAAGGAAGATGTGTACAGAGGACCTGCCATCAGAGCCCTCTGCAGGATTACCGAT ACCACCATGCTGCAGGCCATTGAGAGGTACATGAAACAAGCTATTGTTGACAAGGTGCCCAGTGTATCGAGTTCAGCTTTAGTGTCTTCACTG CACATGGTCAAGATGAGCTATGATGTGGTGAAACGCTGGGTCAATGAAGCTCAAGAGGCAGCCTCCAGTGACAACATTATGGTCCAG TACCATGCCCTCGGCTTGTTGTACCACCTGAGGAAGAATGACCGTCTTGCTGTGACCAAGATGCTCAACAAGTTTACCAAGTCTGGCCTGAAGTCTCCGTTTGCTTACTGCATGCTGATCCGCATTGCAAGCAAACTGCTGGATGAAACAGAAGGAGG TCACGACAGCCCCTTGTTCGACTTCATCGAGGGCTGTCTGAGGAACAAGAATGAGATGGTGGTGTATGAAGCTGCCTCCGCCATCGTCCATATGCCCAACTGCACCGCCAGAGAGCTGGCCCCAGCCGTGTCAG tgcTGCAGCTCTTCTGCAGCTCTCCTAAAGCCGCCTTGAGGTACGCTGCTGTCAGGACTCTCAACAAG GTTGCCATGAAGCATCCATCAGCTGTGACTGCATGCAACTTGGACCTGGAGAACCTGATCACGGATTCTAACCGCAGCATTGCCACTCTGGCCATCACCACCTTGCTGAAGACGGGCAGTGAGAGCAGCGTGGACCGGCTCATGAAGCAGATCTCCTCCTTTGTGTCGGAGATCTCTGACGAGTTCAAG GTAGTTGTGGTTCAGGCCATCAGCGCTCTGTGTCAGAAGTATCCCAGGAAGCACAGCGTCATGATGAACTTCCTGTCCAACATGCTCAGAGATGAC GGTGGCTTTGAGTACAAGCGAGCCATTGTGGACTGCATCATCAGCATCATCGAGGAAAACCCAGAGAGCAAAGAGACCGGCTTGGCCCATCTGTGTGAGTTCATAGAGGACTGTGAGCACACAGTCCTCGCCACAAAGATCCTCCACCTGCTGGGCAAAGAGGGGCCGCGCACCCCGCAGCCCTCCAAGTACATCCGCTTCATTTTCAACCGAGTGGTGCTGGAGAGCGAGGCTGTTCGTGCAG CTGCTGTCAGCGCTTTGGCTAAGTTTGGAGCTCAGAATGATGACCTGCTGCCGAGCGTCCTGGTTCTCATGCAGAG GTGTATGATGGACAGTGACGATGAGGTGCGAGACAGAGCTACGTTCTACATGAATGtgctgcagcagaagcagaaggcCCTGAATGCAGCTTACATCTTTAATG GACTGTCCGTGTCCATTCCTGGGTTGGAGAAGTCCCTCCATCAGTACACCCTGGAGCCTACAGAGAAACCGTTCGATATGAAGTCTGTGCCTCTAGCCACGACACCGATCACTGAACAGAAAACTG AAATTGCACCTGTTGCAACCAGCAAGCTGCCAGAAAAGCTGGCCCCATCACGCCAGGATATTTACCAGG AACAACTTGCAGCAATCCCAGAGTTCCAGAGTCTGGGGCCACTCTTCAAGTCTTCTGACCCGGTGCAGCTAACGGAGGCTGAGACAGAATACGTGGTGCGCTGCATCAAACACACCTTCGCCAGACACATGGTGTTCCAGTTCGACTGCACAAACACTCTGAACGACCAGCTGCTGCAGAAG GTGGTCGTACAGATGGAGCCCTCAGAAGCTTATGAGGTCGAACACTACCTTCCCGCTCTCAGTTTGCCGTACAGCCAGCCGGGGTCCTGCTACACTTTGATCCGCTTACCTGATGACGACCCCACTGCTG TGTCGTGTACGTTCAGCTGCACCATGAAGTACCTCGTCAGAGACTGTGACCCCAACACAGGAGAGCCCGACGATGACGGTTATGATGATGAATATGTG ttaGAGGATCTGGAGGTAACGGTTGCAGATCACATCCAGAAGGTTCTCAAACCAAACTTTGGAGCAGCATGGGAAGAAGTAGGAGATGAATTTGAGAAGGAGGAGACGTTTGCCTTGGCTTCTGTGCGAACTCTTGATG AGGCTGTAAACAACATCATCAGTTTTCTGGGAATGCAGCCATGCGAGCGCTCAGACAAAGTTCCAGAAAACAAGAACTCTCATGTCCTGTTTCTTGCTG GTGTGTTCCGTGGAGGCCATGATGTGCTCGTCCGGGCGCGTCTGGCGTTGGCCGATGGCGTCACCATGCAGGTGACGGTTCGCAGCAGCGAGGAGACGGTTGTAGACGTGATCCTCGCTTCTGTGGGCTGA
- the ucn3 gene encoding urocortin 3 precursor (The RefSeq protein has 1 substitution compared to this genomic sequence): protein MLSSLKTLLLLSVLCAPTSSLCLRFYPTRPRLLCNDYMAIGVGSDKSEPDYSTTDGWGSLLQSAEYLTSSSSLSAESSREKRTSSPANYRFMSRTKLRGQMMRNNLNKGDRRSRLTLSLDVPTNIMNVLFDVAKAKNLRAKAAENARLLAHVGRRK, encoded by the coding sequence ATGCTGTCGTCCCTGAagactctgctgctgctctcggTCCTTTGCGCACCGACCTCCAGCCTGTGCCTGCGCTTCTACCCGACGCGCTCCCGTCTCCTCTGCAACGACTACATGGCAATCGGGGTCGGGAGTGACAAAAGCGAGCCCGACTACTCTACAACGGACGGGTGGGGGTCCCTCCTGCAGTCCGCGGAGTATCTCACTTCTTCTTCATCCTTATCTGCTGAATCCAGTCGGGAAAAAAGGACTTCCAGTCCCGCAAACTACCGCTTCATGAGCCGGACGAAGCTCAGAGGGCAGATGATGcgcaacaatttgaacaaagggGACCGCAGGAGTAGACTGACCCTGTCCCTGGACGTCCCGACCAACATCATGAACGTCCTCTTCGATGTGGCCAAAGCCAAAAACCTGCGCGCAAAGGCGGCGGAGAACGCGCGTCTCCTGGCGCATGTTGGacggagaaaataa
- the mest gene encoding mesoderm-specific transcript homolog protein, whose amino-acid sequence MREWWIHVGLICVPLVAVYLHIPPPQLSPALQKWHNAGQVFHFRGSRIFYRESYGALGSSDVVILLHGFPTSSYDWNKIWDPLAQRFHRVIALDFLGFGFSDKPRPHRYSIFEQASLVEALVAHLGLGNQRVNLVSHDYGDTVALELLYRSDHNRTGHLTLNSLCLSNGGLFPETHHPRLLQRILKDSSFLAPVLMRLTNFMIFQRGIGEVFGPYTQPTDAEFWDMWTGLRYNDGNLVLDSILQYINQRLKHRDRWVGALTSTFIPLHMIYGPLDPVNPHPQFIRLYQREVQRSTVTVLDEHISHYLQLEDPTRFLNAYFNFIHSF is encoded by the exons ATGAGAGAATGGTGGATCCATGTGGGTTTGATCTGCGTCCCGCTGGTGGCCGTCTACCTGCACATCCCGCCCCCTCAGCTCTCACCTGCCTTGCAGAAGTGGCACAACGCCGGGCAGGTCTTCCACTTCCGAGGCAGCAGAATCTTCTACAGAG AATCCTATGGTGCTCTGGGAAGCTCAGATGTTGTGATTCTTCTCCATGGATTTCCCACGTCCAGCTATGATTGGAACAAG ATTTGGGATCCCCTCGCTCAGCGCTTCCACAGAGTCATTGCCCTGGATTTCCTAGGTTTTGGCTTCAGCGACAAGCCG AGACCCCACAGGTACTCCATCTTTGAGCAGGCCAGTTTAGTGGAGGCCCTGGTGGCCCATTTGGGCCTCGGCAATCAGCGTGTGAATCTGGTTTCCCATGACTACGGGGATACTGTCGCTCTGGAGCTGCTGTACAG GAGTGACCACAATCGCACCGGCCACCTGACCTTAAACAGTCTTTGTCTTTCTAACGGAG GACTTTTTCCAGAAACACATCACCCCCGTTTGCTCCAGAGG ATTCTCAAAGACTCCAGCTTCCTGGCTCCAGTTCTGATGCGTCTCACCAACTTCATGATCTTCCAAAGGGG GATAGGAGAAGTGTTTGGGCCGTACACACAGCCCACAGATGCTGAGTTCTGGGACATGTGGACGGGTTTGCGCTACAATGACGGCAACTTGGTACTGGACAG CATTCTCCAGTATATCAACCAGAGGCTGAAGCACAGAGACCGATGGGTGGGCGCGCTTACTTCTACATTCATCCCAT tgcacaTGATCTACGGACCTCTGGACCCAGTCAACCCTCATCCCCAGTTCATTCGGCTGTACCA GCGTGAAGTTCAGAGGTCAACTGTGACGGTTTTGGATGAACACATCAGCCACTACCTTCAGCTGGAAGACCCCACCAGATTCttaaatgcatattttaattttattcactCTTTCTGA